Proteins co-encoded in one Coriobacterium glomerans PW2 genomic window:
- the argB gene encoding acetylglutamate kinase produces MKYARDARAAVPSEQTVQLLFEALPWIKNLTGKTVVIKYGGAAMVDKRLRADVMADILLLKIIGMKPVLVHGGGSAISEALERCDLPVSFKDGQRVTTPAAMEIVREVLVGKVNQELVSVINEHGNIAVGVSGCDAGVIVAEQLDPELGRVGKIVSVNAEYLEEMISHEYIPVIASVAQGEDGGFYNINADVAAGYIAAAVHAHDVVFLTDVNGLFEDFSDRASLISNLTLEETQRLLDGGKVAKGMIPKLESCIYALRCGVFRSHIINGTIDHALLLELLTDSGVGTVMHSTDAGYEMDAHPHPLGTFASRLAENIDPAAEAVEKI; encoded by the coding sequence ATGAAATACGCCCGTGACGCCCGAGCGGCTGTTCCCAGCGAGCAGACGGTCCAGCTTCTGTTTGAAGCGCTGCCATGGATCAAGAATCTCACCGGAAAAACCGTGGTCATCAAATACGGCGGCGCGGCCATGGTCGACAAGCGCCTGCGCGCGGACGTGATGGCCGATATCCTGTTGCTCAAGATCATCGGTATGAAGCCGGTGCTCGTTCATGGTGGCGGATCGGCGATCAGCGAGGCTCTCGAGCGCTGCGATCTGCCGGTGAGCTTCAAAGACGGTCAGCGCGTCACGACTCCTGCGGCTATGGAGATCGTACGCGAGGTCCTTGTGGGCAAGGTGAATCAAGAGCTCGTCTCGGTCATCAACGAGCACGGAAACATCGCCGTCGGCGTCTCGGGCTGCGATGCGGGGGTTATCGTCGCCGAGCAGCTCGATCCCGAGCTGGGACGCGTGGGCAAGATCGTGAGCGTCAACGCCGAGTATCTCGAAGAGATGATATCGCACGAGTACATCCCGGTCATCGCATCTGTGGCTCAAGGCGAGGACGGCGGATTCTACAACATAAACGCTGACGTCGCGGCTGGCTATATCGCGGCGGCGGTCCACGCGCACGACGTGGTTTTCCTGACCGATGTCAATGGTCTCTTTGAGGATTTCTCGGATAGAGCCTCGCTCATCTCGAACCTCACGCTCGAGGAGACCCAGCGGCTGCTCGATGGCGGCAAGGTCGCCAAGGGTATGATCCCCAAGCTGGAGTCTTGCATCTACGCGCTGCGCTGCGGCGTGTTTCGCTCCCACATCATAAACGGCACCATCGATCATGCGCTGCTCCTGGAGCTGCTCACAGATTCGGGTGTGGGAACGGTGATGCATTCCACTGATGCCGGGTACGAGATGGATGCGCATCCTCATCCGCTGGGAACGTTCGCTTCACGTCTCGCGGAGAATATCGATCCCGCCGCGGAGGCGGTCGAGAAGATATGA
- the murI gene encoding glutamate racemase, translated as MMAQPTKTAFTGDRPIGVFDSGVGGFTVARAISRAMPHESIVYIGDTARCPYGTRGVEEVRAFVAQVGTWLVRQRVKVIVIACNTATASALGLAQRMFDVPVIGVIGPGARAAVLATRTREIGVLATDLTIASGAYLRAIKNLDAGVGVHGCATQRFVELVESRLAGGIGADAQWLDGADLFDTPEVRALVRRETEPLRGLDIDAVVLGCTHFPLLVRPIRAVLGRGVHVVSSAEETMRELHEMLACQGHLAPSTARPEHRFATTSENTSAFAEAGRFIFGSRLVDVEHVGIDELSRLASDRQIRTRRL; from the coding sequence ATGATGGCTCAGCCGACCAAAACGGCCTTCACCGGCGATCGCCCGATCGGCGTGTTCGACTCGGGCGTCGGCGGGTTCACGGTTGCAAGGGCCATCTCGCGCGCCATGCCGCACGAATCGATCGTCTACATCGGTGACACCGCGCGCTGCCCCTACGGAACGCGCGGCGTCGAGGAGGTGCGCGCCTTCGTTGCGCAGGTGGGGACATGGCTGGTGCGGCAGCGCGTCAAGGTGATCGTCATCGCCTGCAACACGGCGACGGCCTCAGCACTCGGTCTCGCTCAGCGCATGTTCGATGTCCCGGTCATAGGTGTCATAGGGCCGGGCGCGCGCGCAGCCGTTCTGGCAACGCGCACGCGCGAGATCGGTGTGCTCGCCACCGATCTCACCATCGCTTCGGGCGCCTATTTGCGTGCGATCAAGAACCTCGATGCCGGTGTTGGCGTGCACGGTTGCGCGACCCAGCGCTTCGTAGAGCTCGTCGAGAGCCGATTGGCCGGCGGAATCGGAGCCGATGCGCAGTGGCTGGATGGAGCAGATCTATTCGATACGCCGGAGGTGCGCGCCCTCGTGCGCCGCGAGACCGAGCCGCTCAGGGGTCTCGATATCGATGCCGTCGTACTTGGCTGCACGCATTTTCCGCTGCTCGTGCGCCCTATTCGCGCCGTGCTGGGCAGAGGCGTGCACGTGGTGTCCTCAGCCGAGGAGACGATGCGCGAGCTTCATGAGATGCTCGCTTGCCAAGGGCATCTCGCCCCGTCGACAGCGAGGCCCGAGCATCGGTTCGCGACGACCTCCGAGAACACGTCCGCATTCGCGGAGGCGGGACGATTCATCTTCGGCTCACGGCTCGTGGACGTCGAGCATGTGGGCATCGATGAACTCAGTCGGCTCGCGTCGGATCGCCAGATCCGGACGCGCAGACTGTGA
- a CDS encoding acyltransferase family protein, producing the protein MPFSPPYGIVAGIQEMELAATSWGTMDENRSNRIASLDGLRGIACLSVLLLHIGMMIRPLGADSPYGLIPGTASVLIFFVLSGVVLSIAPLARLRAGAHDDWLGYYPRRVVRLGIPAAAAIALGIIAGFVAWRMGQMSRSAMAVEFSSGARRAVHDILMQFDLLFNVSDDTVNLFGGAISRVDSPVWSMSWELWFSLTLPLAIACIGRIRRDGPAVLGALAAIFLSSWSGYFPLRLCLMFWIGTLLARRWERLRALRLPRALEVISLIAAALLIELPQLVATGPLGAAALSTAMSAACAACVALAMTDGLLHRALSCKPILMLGALSYSLYLTHAITIGAIEALLPRIGIASPLMLSGIALAASLGVATAFWRLIERPSIRLSHVVGRATHPSRGGVDVI; encoded by the coding sequence ATGCCGTTCTCGCCGCCCTATGGTATCGTAGCGGGCATTCAGGAAATGGAGCTGGCCGCGACGAGCTGGGGCACGATGGACGAGAACCGCTCGAACAGGATCGCATCACTGGACGGGTTGCGCGGGATCGCATGCCTGTCCGTGCTGCTGCTGCATATCGGTATGATGATCCGACCTCTTGGCGCCGACTCCCCCTACGGCCTGATACCGGGGACGGCATCAGTTCTCATCTTTTTCGTGCTCTCCGGCGTGGTCCTGTCGATCGCACCGCTCGCGCGACTTCGCGCGGGCGCGCACGACGATTGGCTCGGCTACTACCCCAGACGCGTGGTGCGCCTCGGCATCCCCGCCGCCGCGGCGATCGCGCTCGGTATCATCGCAGGCTTTGTCGCATGGCGCATGGGACAGATGTCCCGCTCCGCGATGGCCGTCGAGTTCTCCTCGGGTGCGCGCAGGGCCGTCCATGACATCCTCATGCAATTCGATCTGCTCTTCAACGTCTCAGATGACACGGTCAACCTGTTCGGCGGAGCGATCTCACGAGTCGACTCACCGGTATGGTCCATGAGCTGGGAGCTATGGTTCAGCCTGACGCTCCCTCTTGCCATCGCCTGCATCGGCAGGATCCGCCGTGACGGCCCGGCTGTCCTCGGCGCGCTCGCAGCGATATTCCTCTCGAGCTGGAGCGGATACTTCCCGTTGCGCCTGTGCCTCATGTTCTGGATCGGCACATTGCTCGCACGGCGCTGGGAGCGGCTCCGCGCCCTGCGCCTTCCGCGGGCGCTTGAGGTCATTTCGCTCATCGCGGCGGCGCTGCTCATCGAGCTGCCGCAGCTCGTCGCGACCGGACCGCTCGGCGCGGCAGCGCTCTCGACCGCGATGAGCGCGGCATGCGCGGCATGCGTCGCTCTCGCGATGACCGATGGCCTGCTGCATCGAGCACTCAGCTGCAAGCCGATTCTGATGCTGGGCGCCCTCTCCTACAGCCTGTATCTCACGCATGCGATCACGATCGGGGCGATCGAGGCGCTTCTGCCCCGCATCGGCATCGCATCTCCGCTCATGCTGTCGGGGATCGCGCTGGCGGCTAGCCTCGGCGTCGCCACCGCGTTCTGGCGTCTGATCGAGCGCCCGAGCATACGACTGTCTCACGTGGTCGGACGAGCAACGCATCCGTCGAGAGGCGGAGTGGACGTGATCTAG
- a CDS encoding CD20-like domain-containing protein has translation MVDNAQGRSHSAAAIVGIVLGVLALVLSWVPIINNFAAPLAVIGAIFAIVGIVGTVRGKRSGKGLAIAAVIVNVIAFAIVMGTQAMYVAAIDHAANGPSATSKSQDKDSSDKGSSKGDYKDLSAGTEVKLENGLSVKLDSVQGDLKNYDGSKVIGIHVTYVNNGDKEVSYNSFDWKGEDAKGAQETATYYSEGTDELNSGTLAAGGTVSGNIYFKDGTVKALYTSSFLSKSETASWKLS, from the coding sequence ATGGTGGATAACGCACAGGGACGGTCCCACTCGGCGGCGGCGATCGTAGGGATCGTGTTGGGCGTGCTCGCGCTCGTTCTCTCATGGGTTCCGATCATCAACAACTTCGCGGCACCGCTCGCGGTGATCGGAGCGATCTTCGCGATCGTGGGCATCGTGGGAACCGTTCGCGGCAAGAGATCCGGCAAAGGGCTGGCCATCGCGGCGGTCATCGTGAACGTCATCGCGTTCGCCATCGTCATGGGGACGCAGGCGATGTACGTCGCGGCCATCGACCATGCGGCGAACGGTCCGTCAGCGACCTCGAAGTCCCAGGACAAGGATTCATCCGACAAGGGGTCCTCAAAGGGCGACTACAAGGATCTCTCCGCGGGCACCGAGGTCAAGCTCGAGAACGGACTCAGCGTGAAGCTCGATTCGGTTCAAGGGGATCTCAAGAACTACGATGGTTCGAAGGTGATCGGCATTCACGTCACATACGTGAACAACGGCGATAAAGAGGTGAGCTACAACTCCTTTGACTGGAAGGGCGAGGACGCGAAGGGGGCGCAGGAGACCGCGACCTATTACAGCGAGGGCACCGACGAGCTCAACTCCGGTACGCTCGCCGCCGGCGGCACGGTCTCGGGAAACATCTATTTCAAGGATGGAACCGTCAAAGCGCTCTACACCTCCTCGTTTCTCTCGAAGAGCGAGACGGCCAGCTGGAAGCTCTCCTGA
- the rdgB gene encoding RdgB/HAM1 family non-canonical purine NTP pyrophosphatase, translated as MAWEHIDIDALDPARTIVVATGNAHKLVEIESILGRVMPDKVFVAIAQLGDFEEPEETGTTFLENALIKAEAAVAETGLAAIADDSGIVVDALGGEPGVYSARYAGVHGDDEANNAKLLSRLANTPASARTARFVSVVALIDAGGTVLSGEGSCEGSIGFAPHGENGFGYDPLFLPAARPGMTMAELSAEEKNAISHRFHALHDLARRLAASGTAI; from the coding sequence ATGGCATGGGAGCACATCGATATCGACGCACTTGATCCCGCCCGAACGATAGTGGTCGCGACGGGCAATGCGCACAAGCTCGTCGAGATCGAGTCGATTCTGGGCCGTGTGATGCCCGATAAGGTGTTCGTCGCGATCGCACAGCTTGGCGATTTCGAGGAACCCGAGGAGACCGGAACGACGTTTCTCGAGAACGCCCTCATCAAAGCCGAGGCAGCTGTCGCCGAGACGGGCCTCGCCGCCATCGCCGACGATTCGGGTATCGTGGTCGATGCGCTCGGGGGCGAGCCGGGCGTGTACTCGGCACGTTATGCCGGGGTCCACGGCGATGACGAGGCGAACAACGCAAAACTGCTGAGCCGCCTGGCAAACACGCCGGCAAGCGCCAGAACGGCGCGATTTGTGAGCGTGGTCGCGCTCATCGACGCGGGAGGGACGGTGCTCAGCGGTGAGGGCAGCTGCGAGGGCAGCATCGGTTTCGCGCCGCATGGTGAGAACGGCTTCGGCTACGATCCGCTGTTTCTGCCCGCGGCGAGGCCCGGCATGACCATGGCCGAGCTCTCCGCCGAGGAGAAGAACGCCATCAGCCACCGTTTCCACGCGCTGCACGATCTAGCTCGAAGACTCGCTGCGTCGGGTACCGCCATCTGA
- a CDS encoding Veg family protein — translation MEDQEVNHIEDIHEKLEGMVGDRVKVKANMGRTRVIERIGTIQTVHPAVFIIEVDERRGRKSRQSYQYVDVLTGTVELFDPESGEHIFTPLGNQLEEH, via the coding sequence ATGGAAGATCAGGAAGTCAATCACATTGAGGACATCCACGAGAAACTCGAGGGCATGGTAGGCGATCGCGTGAAAGTGAAGGCCAATATGGGTCGTACGCGCGTCATCGAGCGCATCGGTACGATTCAAACCGTTCATCCTGCAGTTTTCATCATAGAGGTCGATGAGCGCCGGGGCCGCAAGTCGCGTCAGTCCTATCAGTATGTGGATGTTCTGACGGGTACGGTCGAGTTGTTCGATCCGGAATCTGGTGAGCATATCTTCACTCCCCTGGGCAACCAGCTTGAGGAGCACTGA
- a CDS encoding HAD family hydrolase — MPNSFLPLSPDDALREQLAGVRYVFTDLDGTMLAPGSCALADASGAPSLDLVAALVELKRSGIEVIPCSGRNRSMLHEDVRILGLNAFIGEMGGLIMVDHASSRWEYFTADMDYVPACGLTPHEVIESTGICDEFANRWPGLLEYHNDMSTGYRHREVTVGMRGEIPDEQARDLLDACSTALDWADNGYLNYISEPTTLKLPAGTKGRAFNIVPKGLNKGRGIARFCELRSIPIEQTLAIGDAASDFLMADHVGTFILVENGLRCATAPAFLAAHPDAYVAHGRITDGWVCAMRTVLAARERSA, encoded by the coding sequence ATGCCCAACAGCTTTCTGCCTCTATCACCTGACGATGCCCTGCGCGAGCAGCTCGCCGGCGTGCGCTACGTCTTCACGGATCTCGATGGCACCATGCTCGCACCGGGTTCCTGCGCGCTGGCTGATGCGAGCGGCGCGCCGAGCCTCGATCTGGTCGCCGCTCTGGTCGAACTCAAGCGCTCGGGCATCGAGGTCATTCCGTGTTCCGGACGCAATCGCTCCATGCTCCATGAGGACGTGCGCATCTTGGGCCTCAATGCCTTCATCGGCGAGATGGGCGGCCTCATCATGGTCGATCATGCCAGCAGCCGCTGGGAGTACTTCACAGCGGATATGGACTACGTCCCAGCCTGCGGACTCACACCCCATGAGGTGATCGAGAGCACCGGTATCTGCGATGAGTTCGCCAATCGCTGGCCGGGCCTGCTCGAGTACCACAACGACATGTCGACCGGCTACAGGCATCGCGAGGTGACGGTCGGGATGCGCGGAGAGATTCCCGATGAGCAAGCGCGTGATCTGCTCGACGCATGTTCGACTGCGCTCGACTGGGCGGACAACGGCTATCTCAACTACATATCGGAGCCCACGACTCTGAAGCTGCCCGCGGGCACGAAGGGCAGGGCATTCAACATCGTGCCGAAGGGACTCAACAAGGGTCGGGGTATCGCGCGCTTCTGCGAGCTGCGCTCGATCCCCATCGAGCAGACGCTCGCCATCGGCGATGCGGCATCCGATTTTCTCATGGCGGATCATGTGGGGACATTCATCTTGGTGGAGAACGGCCTTCGATGCGCGACTGCGCCGGCGTTTCTCGCAGCGCATCCCGATGCCTACGTCGCGCACGGACGCATCACCGATGGATGGGTGTGCGCCATGCGCACCGTGCTGGCCGCTCGGGAGCGGAGCGCATGA
- the argJ gene encoding bifunctional glutamate N-acetyltransferase/amino-acid acetyltransferase ArgJ: protein MDTDEFDARIRAVPDGGITSAQGFRAAGVHAGFRRDPARPDLALVVADDVCSAAAVFTRNAFCAAPVRVSRAHLGGASRGHGTIRGVVINSGNANAATGEPGMVTARETCDIASQVMGCEPEQVLVASTGVIGQPLDIGPFETGVPDAFDRLSRDGGAMAARAIMTTDTNPKEYAVLYRSATLEYVDRTFTVGGMCKGSGMIMPDMATMIACITTDAPIGPAALHAILAASATRTFNKITVDSDTSTNDTCILLASGAAAPDAALIEQGSDAFEELSHAVFVVCEALARSIAVDGEGASRLVTVNVTGAATPADADTLARAVANSPLVKTAIAGRDCNWGRVAMALGKCGALFRQEDVAIDIMGIPVCRGGLAVPFDEREARRRFESSEIVISADVGAGSCATRVWTCDLTSDYVKINGDYRT, encoded by the coding sequence ATGGACACAGATGAGTTCGACGCGCGGATTCGCGCGGTGCCCGACGGCGGGATCACGTCCGCGCAGGGTTTTAGAGCAGCGGGCGTGCATGCGGGCTTTCGCCGGGATCCGGCGCGCCCGGATCTGGCGCTGGTGGTCGCAGACGATGTTTGCTCAGCTGCCGCGGTGTTCACGCGCAACGCGTTTTGCGCGGCACCGGTGCGCGTGAGTCGCGCTCACCTGGGAGGTGCGTCACGTGGCCACGGTACGATCCGAGGGGTGGTCATCAACTCGGGCAACGCCAACGCGGCGACCGGAGAGCCCGGGATGGTCACGGCACGGGAAACCTGCGACATCGCCTCGCAGGTCATGGGCTGCGAGCCCGAGCAGGTCCTTGTCGCCTCGACGGGAGTGATCGGCCAGCCGCTGGACATCGGACCGTTTGAGACCGGCGTGCCGGATGCATTCGATCGTCTGTCGCGAGACGGAGGCGCCATGGCGGCGCGCGCGATCATGACAACCGACACCAATCCCAAGGAGTATGCGGTTCTCTATCGCAGCGCGACGTTGGAGTACGTCGATCGCACATTCACCGTCGGCGGCATGTGCAAGGGATCGGGTATGATCATGCCCGATATGGCGACCATGATCGCGTGCATCACCACCGACGCCCCGATCGGTCCCGCGGCCCTGCACGCGATACTCGCGGCATCGGCAACCCGCACCTTCAACAAGATCACAGTCGACTCTGACACATCCACGAACGATACGTGCATCCTGCTCGCATCAGGTGCAGCTGCACCTGATGCGGCCCTCATCGAGCAGGGAAGCGATGCCTTCGAGGAGCTCTCGCACGCGGTCTTCGTCGTCTGCGAGGCGCTCGCGCGAAGCATCGCCGTCGATGGGGAGGGAGCCTCAAGACTCGTGACCGTCAACGTCACGGGTGCCGCGACTCCGGCCGATGCCGATACCCTGGCGCGCGCGGTCGCCAATTCCCCGCTCGTCAAGACCGCGATCGCCGGACGAGATTGCAACTGGGGTCGCGTCGCCATGGCGCTCGGGAAATGCGGCGCGCTGTTCAGACAGGAAGACGTGGCCATCGACATCATGGGGATTCCCGTGTGCCGCGGCGGTCTGGCGGTGCCCTTCGATGAACGGGAGGCTCGGCGACGGTTCGAGTCCTCCGAGATCGTCATCTCAGCCGATGTGGGAGCGGGCTCGTGCGCGACGCGCGTATGGACCTGCGATCTCACGAGCGACTACGTCAAGATCAACGGCGACTATCGCACATAG
- the rph gene encoding ribonuclease PH → MEHMEVRRADGRGAGDLRRVRLERDVMKNALGSCMVEFGDTRVLCAATIEDGLPGWRRASRSGWVTAEYAMLPASTGRRTRREFGQRRGRSQEIERLIGRSLRTATNLRALGEHTVTIDCDVIQADGGTRTAALTGAWVALHDALAAWVEAARIPRIPLVSQVAAVSMGLVDGNVLLDLDYAEDSRAEVDMNLVCTQSREIVEIQGTGERTPFDRAHLDALLDLGFEGIERLIALQNEVTAFRDEA, encoded by the coding sequence ATGGAGCACATGGAGGTACGCAGGGCGGACGGCCGGGGAGCGGGCGATCTGCGGCGCGTGAGACTCGAGCGGGATGTCATGAAGAACGCGCTCGGTTCATGCATGGTGGAATTCGGTGACACCCGTGTGCTGTGCGCCGCCACGATAGAGGACGGACTGCCCGGATGGCGTCGAGCGAGCCGTTCAGGGTGGGTCACGGCTGAGTACGCGATGCTGCCCGCTTCGACCGGGCGTCGCACGAGACGAGAGTTCGGTCAGCGCAGGGGGCGCTCTCAAGAGATCGAGCGCCTCATCGGGAGAAGCCTGCGCACCGCGACCAATCTGCGCGCGCTCGGCGAACACACCGTGACGATCGACTGCGACGTGATCCAAGCTGACGGTGGGACGCGAACAGCCGCTCTCACCGGTGCCTGGGTGGCCCTTCACGATGCGCTCGCGGCTTGGGTGGAGGCGGCCAGGATTCCCAGAATTCCTCTGGTGAGCCAGGTCGCGGCGGTCTCAATGGGTCTTGTGGATGGCAACGTCTTGCTCGATCTCGATTACGCCGAGGACTCGCGTGCCGAGGTCGACATGAATCTCGTGTGCACGCAGAGCAGGGAGATCGTCGAGATACAGGGCACAGGTGAGCGCACGCCCTTTGATCGAGCGCATCTGGATGCACTGCTCGATCTGGGATTTGAAGGGATAGAAAGGCTGATCGCTCTTCAAAACGAGGTCACGGCATTCAGAGACGAGGCCTGA
- a CDS encoding aminotransferase class III-fold pyridoxal phosphate-dependent enzyme, which produces MSLDQEQTLEASYMMQTFARLDVEFTRGEGMSLEGDDGRRYLDFLAGIGVCCLGYAHPALTAAIEAQAHRLLHVSNFFFIEHRGEVAAMLSKLANGDALGARALARAIKSQDGEAVAAASAPRAGEQIWQTFFANSGAEANETSMKLARLFARRKGNKGNTIICLRGSFHGRTHETLAATMQDHLQEPFKPLPDGFIACEPNSIEQLQAIFGEQGSEICAVMVEAIQGESGVHPLTQDFMRAARDLVHSHGGLLISDEVQTGLFRTGAPFASHLFGIHPDIMSLAKGIAGGVPMGACVARREVAEAFEPGDHGSTFGGSPLSVAAAEAVLSELVVGRFGERVSEVGAYMAEQLAALSHVVEVRGAGLMIGCDIDEASGDARDVVARALEAGFVLSATGPRTLRFLPPLICTKTDVGALVAGLADVLG; this is translated from the coding sequence ATGTCGTTAGATCAGGAGCAGACGCTTGAAGCGTCATACATGATGCAGACGTTCGCGCGCCTGGACGTTGAGTTCACACGGGGCGAGGGCATGTCCCTCGAGGGCGATGACGGCAGGCGCTACCTGGATTTTCTCGCCGGAATCGGCGTGTGCTGCCTGGGCTACGCGCACCCCGCGCTGACGGCTGCGATCGAGGCGCAGGCGCACAGGCTGCTGCATGTTTCGAACTTCTTTTTCATCGAGCATCGCGGCGAGGTCGCGGCGATGCTCTCGAAGCTCGCCAACGGAGATGCCCTCGGTGCTCGCGCTCTGGCCCGCGCCATCAAAAGCCAAGATGGAGAGGCCGTCGCCGCCGCGAGCGCTCCTCGAGCCGGCGAGCAGATCTGGCAGACCTTCTTCGCGAATTCGGGAGCCGAAGCCAATGAGACCTCGATGAAGCTCGCGCGCCTGTTCGCGAGACGCAAGGGCAACAAAGGGAACACGATCATCTGCCTGCGCGGAAGCTTTCACGGTCGGACACACGAGACGCTTGCGGCGACGATGCAGGATCACCTGCAGGAACCGTTCAAGCCCCTGCCCGACGGCTTCATCGCATGCGAGCCGAACAGCATCGAGCAGCTGCAGGCGATCTTCGGGGAGCAGGGCAGCGAGATCTGCGCCGTCATGGTCGAGGCGATTCAGGGCGAGAGCGGCGTGCACCCCCTGACGCAAGATTTCATGCGCGCCGCCCGGGATCTCGTTCACAGCCATGGTGGCCTGCTCATCTCAGACGAGGTGCAGACGGGACTGTTCCGCACCGGAGCCCCGTTCGCGTCGCACCTGTTCGGGATCCATCCCGATATCATGAGTCTGGCCAAGGGCATCGCCGGGGGTGTGCCCATGGGCGCCTGCGTCGCGCGCCGCGAGGTGGCCGAGGCCTTTGAGCCGGGAGACCACGGCTCGACGTTCGGAGGGAGCCCGCTTTCGGTTGCGGCGGCCGAGGCGGTTCTCTCCGAGCTCGTGGTCGGCCGATTCGGCGAGCGGGTCAGCGAGGTCGGAGCCTATATGGCCGAGCAGCTCGCTGCCCTTTCGCACGTGGTCGAGGTGCGCGGCGCCGGTCTCATGATCGGCTGCGATATCGACGAGGCGTCCGGTGACGCGCGCGACGTGGTGGCCCGCGCCTTGGAGGCCGGCTTCGTGCTGAGCGCGACCGGTCCGCGCACGCTGCGGTTTCTGCCGCCGCTCATCTGCACCAAGACGGATGTGGGCGCCCTTGTTGCGGGTTTGGCGGACGTGCTCGGCTAG